The following are encoded in a window of Paracoccus seriniphilus genomic DNA:
- the qhpC gene encoding quinohemoprotein amine dehydrogenase subunit gamma: MKHLTPANAKAKAFVEAEAEGREDEVVAMNALVGCTTSFDPGWEVDAFGAVSNLCQPMEADLYGCADPCWWPAQVADTLNTYPDWAAGADDVMQDWRKLQSVFPEKKG, encoded by the coding sequence ATGAAACATCTGACCCCCGCAAACGCCAAGGCCAAGGCCTTTGTCGAAGCCGAGGCTGAAGGCCGCGAGGACGAGGTCGTCGCGATGAACGCCCTGGTGGGTTGCACGACATCTTTCGATCCCGGATGGGAAGTGGACGCCTTTGGCGCCGTTTCCAACCTGTGTCAGCCGATGGAGGCCGATCTTTACGGCTGCGCGGACCCCTGCTGGTGGCCTGCACAGGTTGCCGATACGCTGAACACCTATCCCGACTGGGCCGCGGGTGCCGATGATGTCATGCAGGACTGGCGCAAGCTGCAATCCGTCTTCCCCGAGAAGAAAGGCTGA
- the peaB gene encoding quinohemoprotein amine dehydrogenase maturation protein has translation MSALTLIRHNAHRVDVDGYAMLMHPPTTSLFELDAVAQDVYDLFSETPAVDAEVLKARLGDRHSPDDLGECLQSFMALDILRDAEAAEIPRPIVKVEEIPLSTIILNVNTGCNLACTYCYKEDLTTPAKGQKMAFETARASFELLLKQAVDRDRVNVVFFGGEPLSNMPLIREVVAYATPRAREVGKTVDFSLTTNATLLTEEMVDWFNEHRFALTVSMDGPKALHDMNRKTVGGKGTYDLVSRKVRMLLSRYRARPVGVRVTLTRGVTDVIGIHDHLKNDLGFAEVGFGPATSGPIAVFNLDETALKRVFDDMMALGQRYVDAACRGENIGFSNMHQLLTDIAQGTKKQVPCGAGLGMLAVDLEGDLHLCHRFVGSDEPTYGNVDKGIDVPKLAAFIEKAQDRSAYGCKTCRIRSICAGGCYHESYSRQGDAFAPVYHYCDLMREWVDFGIESYVRIMRANPDFFRSQLEPRITRSGPAKEVLPQ, from the coding sequence ATGTCTGCTTTGACACTGATCCGCCACAACGCCCATCGCGTCGATGTTGATGGCTATGCGATGCTGATGCATCCGCCCACAACCAGCCTGTTCGAACTGGATGCCGTTGCGCAGGACGTCTATGATCTGTTCTCTGAAACCCCCGCCGTCGATGCCGAGGTGCTCAAGGCCCGTCTGGGCGATCGTCACAGCCCGGATGATCTGGGTGAATGCCTGCAAAGCTTCATGGCGCTGGACATTCTGCGCGATGCCGAAGCGGCCGAGATTCCCCGCCCGATTGTCAAGGTCGAGGAAATACCGCTGTCCACGATCATCCTGAACGTCAATACGGGATGCAATCTGGCCTGCACCTATTGCTACAAGGAGGATCTGACCACGCCGGCCAAGGGCCAGAAAATGGCCTTTGAAACGGCACGTGCCTCATTTGAGCTGTTGCTGAAACAGGCCGTGGATCGCGACCGGGTCAATGTGGTCTTCTTTGGTGGCGAGCCGCTGTCGAACATGCCGCTGATCCGCGAGGTCGTGGCCTATGCCACGCCGCGTGCCCGCGAAGTCGGCAAGACGGTCGATTTCTCGCTGACGACCAATGCGACGTTGCTGACCGAGGAAATGGTCGACTGGTTCAACGAACATCGCTTTGCGCTGACCGTGTCGATGGATGGTCCCAAGGCCCTGCATGACATGAACCGCAAGACCGTGGGCGGGAAGGGCACCTATGACCTTGTGTCGCGCAAGGTACGGATGCTGCTGTCGCGCTATCGGGCACGGCCGGTCGGAGTGCGGGTGACGTTGACGCGCGGCGTGACCGATGTCATCGGGATCCATGATCACCTCAAGAACGACCTGGGATTTGCCGAGGTCGGCTTCGGACCGGCGACATCCGGCCCCATTGCGGTGTTCAATCTGGATGAAACTGCCCTGAAGCGGGTCTTTGACGACATGATGGCACTGGGTCAACGCTATGTCGACGCGGCCTGCCGGGGTGAGAACATCGGCTTCTCCAATATGCACCAGCTGCTGACCGATATTGCCCAGGGCACCAAGAAACAGGTGCCATGTGGAGCGGGGCTGGGCATGCTGGCAGTGGATCTGGAGGGCGATCTGCATCTGTGTCACCGTTTCGTCGGATCGGACGAGCCGACATATGGCAATGTCGACAAGGGTATCGACGTGCCGAAGCTGGCTGCCTTCATCGAAAAGGCTCAGGATCGCAGCGCCTATGGATGCAAGACCTGTCGCATCCGTTCGATCTGTGCGGGCGGGTGCTATCACGAAAGCTATTCGCGCCAGGGCGATGCCTTTGCGCCGGTCTATCACTATTGCGATCTGATGCGGGAATGGGTCGATTTCGGCATTGAATCCTATGTCCGCATCATGCGCGCCAATCCCGATTTCTTCCGTAGCCAGCTTGAACCCCGGATCACGCGATCCGGCCCCGCCAAGGAGGTTCTTCCGCAATGA
- the peaA gene encoding quinohemoprotein amine dehydrogenase subunit alpha, with translation MKPLIRSALVTSCALGALSVANPAMAVTGEEVLENTCAACHAASEDGGYERIDAVRKTPEGWDMTVARMMRNHDVHLEADERDAIVRYLSDTRGLTLQETAERRYILEREPVAFDTGPDDLMTQTCGRCHSYARVALQRRSAEDWQHLVNFHLGQFPTLEYQALARDRDWWGIAKAEIIPFLAKTYPLGDAPAAFAGDASGDYLLAGRQPGRGDYTGTLVLAAAEGDYDVTMVLNFADGSRTFTGTGRILGEGEWRATLSDGTTSIRQVFAITEDGRISGRWYETDRDMIGGRITAVPADGTPEVLAATPTRVKIGQETVIRVAGPGLGDQLTLPAGVQATVTPMGDGVTEVTVTATTEPGPFALKLGDQTIELVAYTQPDRISVVPDMAMARIGGGGGAIPKAPAQFEAWGWLNGPDKEPATEDDIALGVFDASWQTDNFDEAAAAMEDAKFAGKIDEHGLFMPADAGPNPERPMKTNNAGNLKVIATVDAGEAPLTAEAHLYATVQRFVDAPIR, from the coding sequence ATGAAGCCACTTATCCGATCAGCCTTGGTGACAAGCTGCGCCCTTGGCGCGCTGAGTGTCGCGAATCCGGCAATGGCGGTCACCGGTGAAGAGGTGTTGGAAAACACCTGCGCCGCCTGCCATGCCGCGAGCGAAGACGGCGGCTATGAGCGTATCGATGCCGTGCGCAAGACGCCTGAAGGCTGGGACATGACCGTGGCGCGTATGATGCGCAATCACGATGTCCATCTTGAAGCGGATGAGCGCGATGCCATTGTCCGCTATCTCTCCGACACGCGCGGCCTGACCCTGCAGGAAACTGCCGAGCGACGCTATATTCTGGAACGAGAGCCGGTCGCTTTTGACACCGGCCCGGATGATCTGATGACCCAGACCTGCGGGCGCTGTCATTCCTATGCGCGTGTTGCCCTGCAGCGACGCAGTGCCGAGGACTGGCAACATCTGGTCAATTTCCATCTGGGTCAGTTCCCGACGCTGGAATATCAGGCTCTGGCACGTGACCGAGACTGGTGGGGGATCGCCAAGGCGGAAATCATCCCCTTCCTGGCCAAGACCTATCCCCTGGGTGACGCGCCCGCAGCCTTTGCTGGCGATGCATCGGGGGATTACCTGCTTGCCGGTCGCCAGCCCGGTCGGGGCGATTACACCGGAACGCTTGTCCTTGCGGCGGCAGAGGGTGACTATGATGTGACCATGGTCCTGAACTTTGCCGATGGCAGTCGGACCTTCACGGGCACGGGGCGCATTCTGGGTGAGGGCGAATGGCGCGCTACACTTTCGGATGGCACGACCTCCATTCGTCAGGTCTTTGCGATCACTGAAGATGGGCGGATCAGCGGGCGCTGGTATGAAACCGATCGCGACATGATCGGCGGACGTATCACGGCGGTTCCCGCCGATGGCACCCCCGAGGTTCTGGCGGCAACGCCCACGCGGGTAAAGATCGGTCAGGAAACGGTGATCCGCGTGGCCGGACCCGGGCTGGGCGATCAACTGACCCTGCCCGCGGGCGTTCAGGCCACGGTTACGCCGATGGGCGATGGCGTCACCGAAGTGACCGTTACTGCGACAACAGAGCCCGGGCCGTTCGCGCTGAAACTGGGCGACCAGACGATTGAACTGGTGGCCTATACCCAGCCCGACCGGATCTCCGTCGTGCCCGATATGGCCATGGCGCGGATCGGCGGGGGCGGGGGCGCCATCCCCAAGGCTCCGGCCCAGTTCGAGGCATGGGGCTGGTTGAATGGCCCAGACAAGGAACCCGCGACCGAGGATGACATCGCGCTAGGCGTCTTTGACGCCAGTTGGCAGACCGACAATTTCGACGAGGCCGCAGCCGCCATGGAGGATGCCAAATTCGCCGGCAAAATCGACGAGCACGGCCTGTTCATGCCTGCGGATGCGGGCCCCAATCCCGAACGTCCCATGAAAACCAACAATGCGGGCAATCTGAAAGTGATCGCAACGGTCGATGCCGGTGAAGCACCGCTGACCGCCGAGGCGCATCTTTACGCAACCGTGCAGCGCTTTGTCGATGCGCCAATTCGCTGA
- a CDS encoding pilus assembly protein CpaD, which yields MTQGDDLIVLGGGPAGAISALLAARDGLRVRLIDPCNTPPRLEGLSPRLRHWLSGQGLLKGFDKIHGPLRRTVDWAGISDSNSEFVIFRDALDQHLRRAARDAGATLIRDSGSPESGGVILSSGGHLPAAMVIDARGRKAGRAGAQGAATLAFSGWLQGPGLTAGVSLTAIATGWVWRVALADGRIWAQTVMDAAGHGDPAERFLNGVALADPELRQARLEGAVSVRAAQPRLPVAVEDLSVLPVGDALASMDPLSGHGQFWAVSSALAVAAVRRSLAACPGPETEDLCRKFLNRRAVGTGLHQARVGRDFIRSEQRFADQPFWKRRAAFPDSLASSTPKAEIGIDEAIVVEKGLLTRREVLRTPRSPEGVAWFGPVPAVEAWQVYQQGGLHGLNARWGNWARRIEQALAQEGRPSN from the coding sequence ATGACGCAAGGGGACGATCTGATTGTTCTTGGCGGAGGCCCGGCAGGCGCCATTTCCGCGCTGCTGGCTGCGCGCGACGGCCTGCGGGTCAGATTGATCGATCCCTGCAACACCCCCCCGCGCCTTGAAGGGCTGAGCCCGCGGCTGAGACATTGGCTGTCAGGACAGGGTTTGCTGAAAGGCTTTGACAAGATACATGGCCCGCTGCGCCGAACCGTGGATTGGGCCGGCATCAGTGACAGCAATTCCGAATTCGTCATCTTCCGCGACGCTCTGGACCAGCATTTGCGCCGGGCGGCCCGTGATGCCGGGGCGACCCTGATCCGCGACAGCGGCAGCCCCGAAAGCGGCGGCGTCATCCTGTCCTCTGGCGGACATCTGCCCGCGGCAATGGTGATAGATGCACGCGGACGCAAGGCCGGGCGCGCGGGAGCACAGGGCGCGGCGACATTGGCCTTCAGCGGCTGGCTGCAAGGTCCGGGGTTGACAGCCGGGGTCAGCCTGACCGCGATTGCAACCGGCTGGGTCTGGCGCGTGGCCCTGGCTGACGGTCGCATCTGGGCGCAGACGGTAATGGATGCCGCAGGTCATGGCGATCCGGCCGAGCGGTTTCTGAACGGCGTCGCGCTGGCGGATCCCGAACTTCGCCAAGCACGCCTCGAAGGCGCCGTGTCCGTCCGCGCCGCGCAACCCCGCCTGCCCGTTGCGGTCGAGGATCTCTCGGTTCTGCCGGTCGGTGACGCGCTGGCGTCAATGGATCCGTTGTCGGGGCATGGGCAATTCTGGGCCGTGTCCAGCGCGCTGGCCGTGGCGGCCGTGCGCCGCAGCCTTGCCGCCTGCCCCGGCCCCGAAACCGAAGACCTTTGCCGCAAGTTCCTGAACCGTCGCGCCGTAGGGACCGGCCTGCATCAAGCGCGGGTGGGGCGCGACTTCATCCGGTCCGAGCAACGCTTTGCCGATCAGCCGTTCTGGAAACGCCGCGCCGCTTTTCCGGATTCCCTTGCCAGCAGCACCCCCAAGGCAGAAATCGGGATTGATGAGGCCATCGTGGTCGAAAAAGGGCTGCTGACGCGGCGCGAGGTCTTGAGAACTCCACGTTCACCGGAAGGGGTCGCCTGGTTCGGCCCGGTTCCCGCTGTCGAGGCCTGGCAGGTCTATCAGCAGGGCGGTTTGCATGGGCTGAATGCGAGATGGGGAAACTGGGCCCGCCGTATCGAACAGGCGCTGGCGCAGGAAGGCCGGCCTTCGAACTGA